DNA from Cottoperca gobio chromosome 4, fCotGob3.1, whole genome shotgun sequence:
CtcaatacagtaaataaataaaaaaacaacaataaaaaatcgACCACACAAAATTAGATGAAAAAACTAACCAATCAATAGACAgcaatcaattaaaaacaaagaatgcataagaaacaataaagagattaaaaaatatatatatatatatatatatatatatatatatatatatatatatatatatacaggaggTCAAGACATAATAAAAATTAGACATCATGATTTTTTATGTGATGACAATATCCTTTTAACGTTATCGTTATGAACGATTGAAGTAATTATTATATGGGAGTTAGAGCAGTTCATCCACCCTTTGCATTAATGCCCAATAACTGATGTTTGTAATCAAGCTGTTTGTAAGGGTTGCCAGCTACAACGACTTCAGACCCTCATGCAGGCCGATAGCTCCAACACCCTAAACAAAGGCATGGCCAGTAGATAAGGGCTGGAGGAAGGGGAAACTTAAAAAAAttcttcataataataataataataataataataataatttactgtTATGTTGAAGCCTGCTGTGCAACAGATAATCCAAACCAAACAATAACCCATTACTAACTCTCTGCCTCCCTTTGTGCCACTGTCTTGTGTATGAGCCcctatgtgttttgttttttatctgtgtGCTGTATCTGCTTCATATCTGTATTATTCTGTTTTCAGTCGGCGAGCATCAGTTGACAGGCCATAAAGTGGCTGTAAAGATCCTTAACAGACAGAAGATCCGCAGTCTCGATGTCGTTGGGAAGATCAAACGAGAGATCCAGAACCTCAAACTGTTCAGACACCCACACATTATCAAACTGTAAGTGGAGAAAGACGACACAGATTTTAAGACTCTCCGTGCtgacagtgacacagagagaaaacgcATATCTGTTCAATTAATGGCTGTTGTAATGTGGGCCTTCTGCTATGTTGTGTTCCCTCTGTTATGGCATGCTTTGGgtgttcctgtttgtttattACAGCTACCTGCACTGTACTGAGCATGCCCACATGGCTCCCAGGAggtaaaacacagaaatgccaatgcacacacacacttctggtTCGTTCAAAGTGGCTGAAATCTCTACATGACTAAATCCTTGGACTCATCCAGGTGTCttggtcttttgttttttctctttgacCTTAtgttccttctttctctttccttctgtctcACTGACCTCTTTCTCCTTGTCAGTCCatgtttctatgtctctctctaaaCCATCTCTGTTCTGTGTTATTTTTAGGTTAGGGTTAGTCCACTGTCACTCTGTAAACTATTGCAGATATATGAGCGCTCAGGTCGTCAGCTTGAGTGCTGTGGAACACTCTGTCACAAACACTggcacaaacatacatttattttaggcACATGCACAGTATGCTTACATGGAGCCTGGACTGAGCAAAGCAGACTCCATGTGATATATTGGCCCTGTTTGTAAAACCagcatgaaattaaatgaaatagaataaatatctaaacgtgcgtgtgtgcgtgcgtgtgtgtatttgtttgtgtttatttctcccATGATGGAATGAAGTAGATTGTGATGAAGTACAGAATCTCCTGAGAGCAACCATTCATGAGATTGGGTCTGCATTTTAATAAGCCTGACCTTTTATGAAATACGTACATCTCAGCTTTACtgcatttgtttctgtattatAATTCTGTGCATGCTttgaagtaaataaatattggtATGTTTATagttgtattacatttttaggCTAGGATATAAAAGAGGTGTTAATGTACTGTACGCTCATGTCAATACAAACATACGTTTGTGTTTTAGGTATCAGGTGATAAGTACACCCACAGATTTCTTCATGGTCATGGAGTATGTGTCTGGAGGTGAGCTGTTTGACTACATCTGCAAACATGGACGGGTAAGACATCTTATTATTTAATTGTCATGTTGTCATGtaatgctgtttttttctttatttgtttttataattttgtatttgtgtctatAGGAAAATGAGATGCTATAACCTTTTCAATAAATTCATATCATATGAACAGTGATGGCGTTGCGAATCAGTGTCTTTAAATCCCAATTACAGGATTGTTCTTTTATTTGGCAGGTGAGGTGACCAGGTAAGACTGATGTTGGTGTTTCCTTGGCGATCATAAACACACTACTAAATGCtactatttgtatttttttatgttacaatataaatacttttattaagtATAAGTTGGATGAGcgtatttgttttctttcagaagtttctgaatttatatatatatatatgtctatagaGACATCATAATGGTATCTAAACCGCCGTTAGCCCCAtcactttaacttttaaaagaacTTTTTCCTGCTTGAACTACTGTTGTAGACTTCCCGATGTAAAGTAGTTTGACAACAGTTCCCACACACCATCACTGCTCTTCACCTTTCTGTCAATGTTTATTGGAACACCTGCTTTACTCacctttaacattaacatgattTTTGAGATTTAAagattcaacacacacaaagacacacacacacacaccacacacacacacatacaaactatGAAATCTAAACAGCGTGTTCAAAACAGACACTGACTGCTATATAGAGATAACTTCGTCTCGGGACTGACTGTCTTTATTCTTAAAAGAATAATCCTACTTGAACTTCACCTGGGCCCTGAGCCATATCAAGCTCATGTACAACCCTAAACACGATACATTTGCTCTAAACAAGACTCCATATTATCAGAGAAATACTCACAGTCCAATCACGTGCATTCATATTGTGTCTTTCAGGTGGAGGACACAGAAGCTCGCCGTCTATTCCAGCAGATTATCTCAGCTGTGGACTACTGCCACAGGCACATGGTGGTCCACAGAGACCTCAAACCTGAGAACGTCCTGCTAGATGCCAGCAAGAACGCCAAGATAGCTGACTTTGGTAAGATCCTGAGAGAACGGTTACAGTttcaggcagagacagagacagaaggatTGGCTTGGCAGAAGAATTGTTAGGAAGAGAGAAAGCATAACACAATATGTTCATGGGGGaataagaaagacaaagaggcagAGTATGTGTGAAATCACCACCTTGCACCTGTTAACCTCATTAATAAAGGAAAATTAATTTCTCACTGAGCACAGTTTCTTATCGTTTGTGGCATAATTATTCTAGCTGATTGGTTAAGAGACTGTGCCTGATGCAACACGACCACGAAAGACGGAAATATTTTTACAAACGAGGGCCCTTGTGCACAGCAGGGTGTGAGTTCTGGAGAGAGGTCCCCTAGCAACGGCCAGGTCTCATATCATTTCTGGCAGGAAGCCTTGAGGCCCAGTGTCATCTGATACTGAAGGATTTGTGGGGGTTTACAGTGAAGTGTTTTGGCTGAGAGCAACAGACACTGGAGAGCAGTGAGAGGGAGCGTTAAAGGAACAGGGATGAAAGATAAAGGGAAGGTCAGCACATCACAGAGCCTCTGGTGTTTAGCGTTTGGCTGAAGCCCTGGCAGGCAGAGACAGGCTCATCCAATTAGATGAGCTTTGTGTTTAAAACTTAGAGTCTTGGCGGGTAAATGAAGATAAAGGTATCAGTGATGTCCACAGGGTGTAACTCTCACCCTCCCTGTGCTGGCCCATGTTCAATTGAACCAAATCAATaacaatactataataatagAGGATTGTTTCATCAGTCTGTGTTACTGTCAGAGTAAAGACTGAAGTGTGTTAATAACCAACAGGTCTGTCAAACATGATGTCAGATGGGGAGTTCTTACGGACGAGCTGTGGCTCACCCAACTACGCTGCTCCAGAGGTCATCtcaggaaggtgtgtgtgtgtcagtgtgatcaCATCTATAATCAAGGATacattgatttattcatttttttatttcatgccaAACATTCGGCCCCTCCCACATGGGATTTAAAGACACCACTGTTTTACATCTTCTGGTCTTGCATATACAAAAcatgtggaaaaagaaaagaagcacaaacaagcaaaacaaaagatcaTTAGTGCCGTTctaaaagcaataaataaaacGTGAACAAAATCtgtcaatataaatatatacacgtTTGTTTGTTACGTGTCACATCTTGTCGTCTCTGTCAGGCTCTATGCAGGCCCAGAGGTGGATATCTGGAGCTGCGGGGTGATCCTGTACGCCCTGCTGTGCGGCACTCTGCCCTTTGATGATGACCACGTCCCCACGCTGTTTAAGAAGATCAGAGGAGGCGTCTTTTATATGCCAGAGTACCTGGCTCGTCCTGTGGCCTCGCTGCTCATGTTCATGCTGCAGGTGGACCCTCTGAAGAGAGCCACCATCAAAGACATCAGGTGCCCTCGACCGAGTCCACTTTTATCTGCTGTTGATTTTTGCCATGTTAAATCTTTAAAGTGCTCCTTCGGCTTCAGTCGCTGTACTGTGCTGAAGATTGCCGCCCGTCTTAGTGCCCTCTCTCTTTAAAGGTCCCCCATCTCAAGTGTCATTACACAAACAGCCttctgtgtttgacaacagaTTGACTTTATGCAAGTTTAAATGTCATACGGGGACTGAGATGAATCGCTAACCCATATCACCTTTAGGTTTGGTTTTGTGATAACTTTGACTCATTATTCTCTCCTCTGTTAGGGAAGATGAGTGGTTCAAGCAGGACCTGCCAGGCTACCTGTTCCCTGAGGACCCATCATACGATGCTTCAGTCCTAGATGAAGAGGCCGTCAGGGAAGTTTGTGAGAAGTTTGAATGCACTGAGACAGAGTTTGTGTCCAGCCTTTACAGCAGTAATCCACAGgtacacaacacacaatcaCAAGTTTAGAACATAGGAGTTGTTGTAGGTTTCAATTACCTGAAAGTTTGTCCTTAGTATTTGTGATTTTAGTCTTCAATTGACTTTCCATCCTCCCTGTCCATGCAGGATCATCTGGCAGTAGCCTATCACCTTATAATAGACAACCGGCGCATCATGACTCAGGCCAACGAGTTTTACTTGGCCTCCAGTCCTCCCCAGGGCTCCTTCATAGAAGAGGGCATGCCGCTGCCCCCCGGGGTTAAAGCCCACCCAGAGAGGATGCCTCCGCTCCTGGCTGACAGTCCCAAGTCTCGTTGTCCTCTGGACGCTCTCAACACTACTCGGCCCAAACCCCTGGCAGTGAAGAAGGCAAAGTGGCACCTGGGTATCAGGAGTCAGAGCAGACCCTATGATATCATGGCTGAAGTGTACAGGGCTATGAGACAACTCAGCTTTGACTGGAAGGTAATAGGATATGTCTTAcacatactgcatatatacaatatatacataggTCTACATACAAACTACATTGTACATGTGTTGTAGGTGGTGAACCCATATCACCTGCGAGTGCGGAGGAAGAATCCAGTGACGGGAAACTTGGTGAAAATGAGCCTGCAGCTGTACCAGGTGGACAACAGATCTTACCTGCTCGACTTCAAGAGCATCGATGGTTAGTGACAGACAAAACTCATTTCACAGCATTTCTAATTTGcaataatacaaacacaaattgtAAAGAAAATTTGTATCATAAAACATTGTTTCCACTCTGATGCATTTGCAATGCCACAACTATGCAATTCAATTTGTCTGCCCTAATTTCATGGCTCTTAAATCGGCTTTGGCTGAGTTGGTAGAGTTGGAACAGCTGAGGTTGTGTTTATGCAGATTAAGTGTCAGAGTGCACTTTTGGTACTTGTTTTATCATAAAATTGCACTTACGTTGCAGCCTGCGCAGGCCActtctttcaaaaataaataaaaatg
Protein-coding regions in this window:
- the prkaa2 gene encoding 5'-AMP-activated protein kinase catalytic subunit alpha-2, with the protein product MAERQQQKHEGRVKIGHYILGDTLGVGTFGKVKIGEHQLTGHKVAVKILNRQKIRSLDVVGKIKREIQNLKLFRHPHIIKLYQVISTPTDFFMVMEYVSGGELFDYICKHGRVEDTEARRLFQQIISAVDYCHRHMVVHRDLKPENVLLDASKNAKIADFGLSNMMSDGEFLRTSCGSPNYAAPEVISGRLYAGPEVDIWSCGVILYALLCGTLPFDDDHVPTLFKKIRGGVFYMPEYLARPVASLLMFMLQVDPLKRATIKDIREDEWFKQDLPGYLFPEDPSYDASVLDEEAVREVCEKFECTETEFVSSLYSSNPQDHLAVAYHLIIDNRRIMTQANEFYLASSPPQGSFIEEGMPLPPGVKAHPERMPPLLADSPKSRCPLDALNTTRPKPLAVKKAKWHLGIRSQSRPYDIMAEVYRAMRQLSFDWKVVNPYHLRVRRKNPVTGNLVKMSLQLYQVDNRSYLLDFKSIDDDIIEAAGFKSGSSTPQRSGSTAGLHRPRLSIDLASPAIDLPQLSSSLPGSLSGSSPLFTPRQGSHTMDFFEMCASLITTLAR